A DNA window from Streptomyces parvus contains the following coding sequences:
- a CDS encoding helix-turn-helix domain-containing protein translates to MAAVPESHTGWTFITSHARVLAAIADNPNVRIREIAAHCRLTERAVSRIISDLEQDGYLSHTREGRTNTYRIGPDKALRHPAEAGLPVASLLSLLVRDETERRGAPTARQQPQGQVPAAT, encoded by the coding sequence ATGGCCGCTGTACCTGAATCCCACACCGGATGGACGTTCATCACCAGCCACGCGCGTGTGCTGGCAGCCATCGCCGACAACCCGAACGTCCGCATCCGTGAGATAGCCGCCCACTGTCGGCTCACCGAGCGTGCCGTGTCGAGGATCATTTCCGACCTGGAGCAGGACGGATACCTCTCGCACACCCGCGAAGGACGCACGAACACCTACCGCATCGGCCCGGACAAAGCGCTGCGCCATCCCGCCGAAGCCGGCCTGCCCGTAGCCTCACTGCTCTCCCTCCTCGTGCGGGACGAAACTGAGCGCAGGGGCGCACCGACCGCCCGGCAGCAGCCTCAGGGCCAGGTCCCCGCCGCAACGTAA
- a CDS encoding STAS domain-containing protein yields the protein MNEAALSTRTSSAGGTPAPERTPSYGSEVRRYEYRGACVIVASGEFDLGSLPPLHDALSSAVRHYPKVLLEASAVTFADSTFLNLLIFTHQTGTLRVVAPSAQVRRLCEITGADTVLEIRRTIEEATAS from the coding sequence TTGAACGAGGCCGCCTTGTCGACGCGCACGAGCAGCGCCGGCGGGACGCCGGCCCCGGAACGAACCCCTTCGTACGGCTCTGAGGTGCGGCGTTACGAGTACCGCGGGGCCTGCGTGATCGTCGCGTCCGGTGAGTTCGACCTGGGCTCGCTCCCTCCGCTCCACGATGCGCTGAGTAGCGCCGTCAGGCATTACCCGAAGGTCCTCCTCGAAGCCTCGGCCGTCACTTTCGCCGACTCGACGTTCCTCAACCTGCTGATTTTCACCCACCAGACGGGGACGCTGCGCGTCGTCGCACCCTCAGCACAGGTGCGACGCCTCTGCGAGATCACCGGCGCCGACACCGTCCTGGAGATCCGACGGACGATCGAGGAAGCGACCGCTTCGTAA
- a CDS encoding DUF6328 family protein, which translates to MRSACTHGRASDEVPEEPETARERVNRRWNEVLQETRVAQTGVQILFGFLLSVAFTPLFRDLGLFDRIVYVATVVSGASATACLIAPVSIHRFLSGQRMKDEMVEVAGRLMIAGMVLLALTIGGTLLLILRVVVPGILAEILVGAVMLWFALCWYALPMALRHRSARRQLHGAGQ; encoded by the coding sequence GTGCGTTCAGCCTGCACGCACGGGCGTGCGTCGGACGAAGTCCCTGAAGAGCCCGAGACAGCACGGGAGCGCGTGAACCGGAGATGGAACGAGGTGCTGCAGGAAACCAGGGTCGCGCAGACCGGTGTGCAGATCCTTTTCGGCTTCCTGCTCAGTGTTGCTTTCACGCCTCTCTTCCGAGATTTGGGACTCTTTGACCGTATCGTCTATGTGGCGACCGTGGTATCGGGCGCGTCGGCAACCGCGTGCCTCATAGCCCCGGTTTCCATCCACCGCTTTCTTTCCGGTCAGCGGATGAAGGACGAGATGGTCGAGGTGGCCGGCCGTTTGATGATCGCGGGGATGGTCCTGCTCGCCCTGACCATCGGGGGTACGTTGCTGCTCATTCTGCGGGTCGTGGTGCCGGGCATCCTGGCTGAAATCCTGGTGGGGGCGGTCATGCTGTGGTTCGCTCTCTGCTGGTACGCACTGCCCATGGCCCTTCGCCACCGCTCGGCAAGGCGCCAGCTCCATGGGGCCGGCCAGTGA
- a CDS encoding MOSC domain-containing protein, with amino-acid sequence MPGQVTAVSRNERYSFSKPNRDSIRLLTGLGVEGDVHAGETIRHQFRMTYEPNLPNLRQVHLMHEELFDELALKGFGVSAGQLGENITTRGTDLLGLPTGTLLHIGEQAVLEVTGLRNPCSKINDFRTGLLGEVFAMDPSSGEFTFKCGVMAVVRRGGTVRPDDSIQVEPPPPPHRPLERV; translated from the coding sequence ATGCCTGGTCAGGTGACCGCAGTGAGCCGTAACGAGAGGTACTCGTTCAGCAAGCCCAATCGCGATTCCATCAGGCTGCTCACGGGGCTCGGAGTGGAAGGAGACGTTCACGCAGGTGAGACGATCCGTCACCAGTTCCGCATGACCTACGAGCCGAACCTGCCCAACCTGCGCCAGGTCCACCTGATGCACGAAGAACTCTTCGACGAACTCGCGCTCAAAGGCTTTGGAGTCTCTGCGGGCCAGCTCGGCGAGAACATCACCACGCGCGGGACGGACCTTCTGGGCCTGCCCACCGGCACCCTGCTCCATATCGGGGAACAGGCGGTACTTGAGGTGACCGGACTGCGCAACCCGTGCTCGAAGATCAACGACTTCCGCACAGGGCTGCTCGGGGAGGTCTTCGCCATGGACCCTTCGTCCGGCGAGTTCACGTTCAAGTGCGGCGTCATGGCTGTGGTCCGCCGTGGAGGGACCGTCCGCCCCGACGATTCCATCCAGGTCGAGCCCCCGCCGCCCCCTCACCGCCCGCTGGAACGGGTCTAG
- a CDS encoding STAS domain-containing protein, with the protein MSPLTITTRLAATGPVLEIIGELDYETAPELRKAVDGLTVAEGQLLVLDLAGLDFCDSSGISALISARSVAVEQGGGIVLAAVPANTARTLGIVGLDQVFTIVPDAATATGQDLMTG; encoded by the coding sequence ATGAGCCCGCTGACGATCACCACCCGCCTCGCCGCCACCGGTCCCGTACTGGAGATCATCGGCGAACTCGACTACGAGACTGCGCCCGAACTACGCAAGGCCGTGGACGGTCTCACCGTCGCGGAAGGGCAATTGCTGGTTCTGGACCTGGCCGGTCTGGACTTCTGCGACTCCAGCGGAATCAGTGCTCTGATCTCAGCCAGAAGCGTGGCCGTCGAGCAGGGCGGCGGAATAGTACTGGCCGCTGTTCCCGCCAACACGGCCCGCACCCTGGGCATCGTCGGTCTGGACCAGGTCTTCACCATCGTCCCGGACGCCGCGACCGCCACCGGCCAAGATCTCATGACAGGCTGA
- a CDS encoding PP2C family protein-serine/threonine phosphatase, with protein MCRTGQAPDPGEEEDVHATDAVFTSLLEDSAEELYEQAPCGYLSTLMDGTIAKINATLLEWLGLERSRVVGRMRFTDLLTVGGKLYHETHFAPLLQMKGEVSGIALDIKGAVGRMPVLVTSKVKTSEGGEPLLIRTTVFDARDRRAYEAELLRGRRAADEARRQAEADRVRLQEALAVLQQSLLPAELPAVPGMEAASYYHTASPDLLGGDFYDLFPLDAHRWAFFLGDVCGKGPQAAAVTSLARYTLRAAALHDSDPVTALTTLNTVLHDRYSSGEGRYCTAVFGVLQPEDGHVEVHLASGGHPSTLIQRADGSADYLHTPGGMLIGVLPQARFTAARARLLPGDTLLLYTDGLTEARTGPGRALYGDEALRAFTTAQPAQGPRALITALTGLLASFGDGLDDDTALLALGVPALSATPGVTT; from the coding sequence ATGTGCCGCACCGGCCAGGCCCCGGACCCGGGGGAGGAAGAGGACGTCCACGCCACGGACGCGGTCTTCACCTCCTTGCTGGAGGACAGCGCCGAGGAGCTGTACGAGCAGGCTCCGTGCGGGTATCTGTCGACGCTGATGGACGGCACCATCGCGAAGATCAACGCCACGCTGCTGGAGTGGCTGGGGCTGGAGCGGTCCCGGGTGGTGGGACGGATGCGGTTCACCGACCTGCTGACCGTGGGTGGGAAGCTGTACCACGAGACGCACTTCGCCCCCTTGCTTCAGATGAAGGGCGAGGTCAGCGGCATCGCCCTGGACATCAAGGGTGCTGTCGGGCGGATGCCGGTGCTGGTCACCTCGAAGGTGAAGACCAGCGAGGGCGGCGAACCACTGCTGATCCGAACAACCGTCTTCGACGCGCGCGACCGCCGCGCGTACGAGGCCGAGCTGCTGCGTGGCCGCCGAGCGGCCGACGAGGCGCGTCGGCAGGCCGAGGCCGACCGCGTCCGGCTCCAGGAGGCGCTCGCCGTCCTCCAGCAGAGCCTGCTGCCCGCCGAGCTGCCCGCGGTTCCCGGTATGGAAGCCGCCTCCTACTACCACACGGCGTCCCCTGATCTGCTGGGCGGCGACTTCTACGACCTCTTCCCCCTGGACGCCCACCGGTGGGCGTTCTTCCTGGGCGACGTGTGCGGAAAGGGCCCCCAGGCAGCCGCGGTCACCTCGCTGGCCCGCTACACCCTGCGCGCCGCCGCTCTCCATGACTCCGACCCCGTCACGGCGCTCACCACTCTGAATACGGTGCTGCACGATCGGTACTCCAGCGGCGAAGGCCGCTACTGCACCGCCGTATTCGGCGTCCTTCAACCCGAGGACGGCCACGTCGAGGTACACCTGGCCTCCGGAGGGCACCCCTCCACTCTGATCCAGCGCGCCGACGGCAGCGCCGACTACCTCCACACCCCCGGCGGCATGCTCATCGGCGTACTCCCCCAGGCCCGATTCACCGCCGCCCGCGCCCGGCTGCTCCCCGGCGACACCCTCCTCCTGTACACCGACGGCCTGACCGAGGCCCGGACCGGACCAGGCCGCGCGCTGTACGGCGACGAAGCCCTGCGCGCCTTCACCACCGCCCAGCCCGCACAGGGCCCACGGGCATTGATCACGGCGTTGACCGGGCTGCTCGCCTCCTTCGGTGACGGACTCGACGACGACACCGCGCTGCTGGCCCTCGGCGTGCCCGCCCTGTCCGCAACCCCGGGAGTGACAACCTGA
- a CDS encoding alpha/beta fold hydrolase produces the protein MDIRRRNNVTVTGCPDGPVLLLVHGFGCDQNMWRLVTPELAESHRLVLFDYVGSGRADPSAWDERRYSSLDGYAQDVLEVVEDLDLRDVVFVGHSVSAMVGVLAAAKAPERIARLVMVAPSPCYIDDEEYRGGFSAEDIDELLESLESNYLGWSAAMAPVIMGNDDRPELGQELTASFCATDPEMARVFARTTFLSDSREDLKAVTVPTLILECRQDVIAPREVGAYVHDAIPTSRLVTLEATGHCPQLSAPQATAAAIVDFVGAAW, from the coding sequence ATGGATATCCGCCGCAGGAACAACGTCACCGTCACCGGCTGTCCGGATGGGCCGGTGCTCCTACTGGTGCACGGGTTCGGCTGTGATCAGAACATGTGGCGTCTGGTCACCCCGGAGCTGGCGGAGAGCCATCGGTTGGTTCTCTTCGACTACGTGGGCTCAGGTCGGGCGGACCCGTCCGCCTGGGACGAGCGTCGTTACAGCTCGCTGGACGGCTATGCCCAGGACGTGCTGGAGGTGGTCGAGGACCTGGACCTGCGGGATGTGGTGTTCGTGGGGCACTCGGTCAGCGCGATGGTGGGAGTCCTCGCCGCGGCGAAAGCACCGGAGCGCATCGCCCGACTGGTGATGGTCGCTCCCTCCCCCTGCTACATCGACGACGAGGAGTACCGAGGCGGGTTCAGCGCCGAGGACATCGACGAGCTGCTGGAGTCGCTGGAGTCGAACTATCTGGGCTGGTCGGCGGCGATGGCCCCGGTCATCATGGGCAACGATGACCGGCCCGAACTCGGCCAGGAACTGACCGCCTCGTTCTGCGCGACCGACCCTGAGATGGCGCGGGTCTTCGCCCGCACGACGTTCCTGTCCGACAGCCGCGAGGACCTCAAGGCGGTCACGGTGCCGACGCTGATCCTGGAGTGCCGGCAGGACGTCATTGCCCCCCGTGAAGTCGGCGCCTACGTCCACGACGCGATCCCCACCAGCCGGCTGGTCACCCTGGAAGCGACAGGGCACTGTCCGCAGCTGAGCGCACCGCAGGCGACGGCGGCGGCGATCGTCGACTTCGTCGGAGCCGCCTGGTGA
- a CDS encoding glycosyltransferase, with translation MNRLTTIVLAAAFGCAGVLAVGPAAGASASFGCQYKVLWPTAGVYENPHPDSVVVKTKHAGDIVGASTCEGAGYNEYGYVLVATDAAADGRGWMSAEAVVQI, from the coding sequence ATGAACCGTCTCACCACCATCGTCCTGGCCGCAGCGTTCGGCTGCGCCGGTGTCCTCGCCGTCGGCCCGGCAGCCGGCGCCTCAGCCTCGTTCGGGTGCCAGTACAAGGTGCTGTGGCCGACCGCCGGAGTGTACGAGAACCCGCACCCGGACAGCGTGGTCGTCAAGACCAAGCACGCCGGCGACATAGTCGGCGCCTCGACCTGCGAGGGCGCCGGCTACAACGAGTACGGCTACGTGCTGGTCGCCACCGACGCGGCAGCCGACGGCCGGGGCTGGATGAGTGCCGAGGCCGTCGTTCAGATCTGA
- a CDS encoding DinB family protein, giving the protein MTTTEPRPDLRPPGLNADEKTTLLTFLDYLRESVLAKTAGVPEPAVRTAGVPSGTSLLQLLKHLTAVELNWFVWAYAGVGSELGEDEGAVTADDTASDVADAYREAIARANEVARACTDLDRPGARSLRETPPPSMRWVLVHMIEETARHAGHADILREQIDGSTGR; this is encoded by the coding sequence ATGACGACTACGGAGCCGCGCCCCGATCTTCGGCCCCCGGGCCTGAACGCCGACGAAAAGACCACTCTGCTGACCTTTCTGGACTACCTCCGTGAATCCGTCCTCGCCAAAACGGCCGGCGTCCCGGAGCCCGCGGTCCGCACGGCCGGCGTCCCCTCCGGGACCAGCCTGCTCCAGTTGCTCAAGCACCTGACGGCCGTCGAGCTCAACTGGTTCGTCTGGGCCTACGCCGGCGTAGGCAGTGAACTCGGGGAGGACGAGGGCGCGGTGACCGCAGACGACACCGCCTCGGACGTGGCCGACGCCTATCGTGAGGCGATTGCCCGGGCCAACGAGGTCGCCCGCGCCTGCACCGACCTGGACCGCCCCGGTGCCCGCTCCCTGCGCGAGACCCCGCCGCCGTCGATGCGCTGGGTGCTGGTCCACATGATCGAGGAAACGGCCCGGCACGCCGGTCACGCGGACATCCTGCGCGAACAGATCGACGGCTCGACCGGGCGGTGA